In a single window of the Olivibacter sp. SDN3 genome:
- a CDS encoding PA2169 family four-helix-bundle protein, producing the protein MITTKNTISVLNDLIEINNDRVAGFEKAIADINEENIDLKTLFQEYTAQSRKFSQELTAIVGSHAGQGEVETGTSVAGNLHRAWIDVKALFGGRDRKSILEEAERGEDAIKKAYSDAIGSGSLVDEALQLVTEQSQEIKSAHDKIRALRDSV; encoded by the coding sequence ATGATAACAACAAAAAACACGATTTCAGTTTTGAATGACCTCATTGAAATCAACAACGATCGCGTGGCCGGTTTTGAAAAAGCAATTGCCGACATTAACGAAGAAAATATTGATCTGAAAACACTCTTTCAGGAGTATACGGCCCAAAGCCGAAAATTCAGTCAAGAACTTACGGCAATCGTTGGCAGCCATGCAGGCCAAGGCGAAGTAGAAACAGGTACTAGTGTAGCCGGAAACCTGCACCGCGCCTGGATCGATGTAAAAGCATTGTTTGGTGGTCGTGATCGAAAAAGTATCCTTGAAGAAGCTGAGCGAGGCGAAGATGCCATAAAGAAAGCTTACAGCGACGCAATAGGATCAGGTTCGCTGGTTGACGAGGCCTTACAATTAGTTACTGAACAATCACAGGAAATTAAAAGCGCACATGATAAGATCAGGGCATTGAGAGACAGCGTTTAA
- a CDS encoding AraC family transcriptional regulator has product MKTIKSTSLDEFYKEAIEFTGKRMNELLPAGIQKEIGHFNIFDIASTIAEAKRTKVMPYNRRAYYKISLIRGKNRAEYADKVIEIKKNALLFATPKVPYHWIPEDQHQSGHFCVFTDEFLVKNKSGLVLDELPIFRPGGYPVFEISDEQAQELTGVFLKMKKEISSDYAFKYDLLRNYALELIHYGQKLQPVTALSTAHNASTRVTALFIELLERQFPIESTGQKLLLRKAKDYADRLAIHVNHLNKVLKENTGKTTTDIIGARIAREAKILLKQTDWSISEIAYALGFEEVAHFSNFFKRQSSVTPVLFRS; this is encoded by the coding sequence ATGAAAACCATCAAATCCACCTCCTTAGACGAGTTTTATAAAGAAGCTATCGAATTTACGGGCAAACGTATGAACGAACTCTTACCGGCAGGTATCCAAAAGGAAATCGGGCATTTCAATATTTTTGATATTGCCAGTACGATAGCAGAGGCCAAACGTACGAAAGTGATGCCCTATAACCGGAGAGCTTATTATAAAATCAGTTTGATACGTGGAAAAAACAGAGCGGAATATGCTGATAAAGTAATTGAAATAAAGAAAAACGCACTGTTATTTGCTACACCTAAAGTGCCTTACCACTGGATTCCGGAAGATCAACATCAGTCGGGCCACTTCTGTGTCTTTACCGACGAGTTTCTGGTCAAAAACAAAAGTGGGTTGGTGCTGGACGAACTGCCGATTTTCAGACCCGGCGGTTATCCTGTTTTTGAAATAAGCGATGAACAAGCGCAGGAACTGACAGGGGTCTTCCTGAAAATGAAAAAAGAAATCAGCTCAGATTATGCATTTAAATACGACCTGCTCCGCAATTATGCCTTGGAGCTCATCCACTATGGGCAAAAGCTGCAGCCCGTGACGGCGTTGTCTACGGCACATAATGCTTCTACGCGTGTTACAGCCTTGTTTATCGAACTGCTGGAACGGCAATTCCCGATTGAATCTACCGGCCAGAAACTCCTATTACGGAAAGCAAAAGATTATGCCGATAGGCTGGCTATCCACGTAAACCACCTCAATAAAGTACTGAAGGAAAACACCGGGAAAACCACCACCGATATCATCGGTGCCCGCATTGCACGGGAAGCAAAAATTCTGCTGAAACAAACCGATTGGAGCATTTCTGAAATTGCTTATGCCCTGGGATTCGAAGAAGTGGCGCATTTTTCAAATTTCTTCAAGCGACAGAGCTCAGTTACGCCTGTTTTGTTCCGCTCTTAG
- a CDS encoding SDR family NAD(P)-dependent oxidoreductase, producing the protein MDTQKIALVTGGSRGLGRNMVVNLAKKGIDIVLTYNTNRQEAEKVVAEIESLGQKAIAFQLDTGNVKSFDGFIQQVGEHLREKTGSPNIDFLINNAGTALYAPFADTTEEQVDAMFNIHYKGVFFLTQKALPFINDGGRIINISSGLARFAFVGSAGYGAMKGAVEVLTRYLAKELGPRGIAANVVAPGAIETDFGGGQVRDNKDVNDHVAGVTALGRAGLPDDIGGVVAFLCTEEARWINGQRIEVSGGMML; encoded by the coding sequence ATGGATACACAAAAAATTGCGTTAGTAACAGGCGGAAGCCGGGGCTTGGGTAGAAATATGGTTGTCAACCTTGCCAAAAAAGGAATCGATATCGTATTGACCTATAATACCAACCGGCAGGAAGCCGAAAAGGTAGTGGCTGAAATCGAGTCACTTGGACAGAAAGCAATTGCTTTTCAGTTAGATACGGGTAACGTGAAATCTTTTGATGGGTTTATTCAGCAGGTAGGCGAACATTTAAGAGAAAAAACGGGCAGCCCGAACATTGACTTCCTCATCAACAATGCCGGCACGGCACTTTATGCTCCCTTCGCCGATACCACCGAAGAACAGGTGGATGCGATGTTCAACATTCATTACAAAGGGGTCTTTTTCCTTACCCAGAAGGCCTTGCCTTTTATAAATGATGGGGGCCGTATCATCAATATTTCCTCGGGGCTGGCCCGATTTGCTTTTGTAGGATCGGCGGGTTATGGTGCGATGAAAGGGGCCGTTGAAGTACTTACCCGGTACCTCGCTAAAGAGCTGGGGCCGCGCGGCATTGCAGCCAATGTAGTGGCGCCGGGAGCCATTGAAACCGATTTTGGCGGTGGCCAGGTTCGCGACAACAAGGACGTCAATGACCATGTTGCCGGTGTGACCGCTTTGGGGAGGGCGGGATTGCCGGATGATATTGGTGGCGTTGTGGCCTTTCTCTGTACCGAAGAGGCTCGCTGGATCAACGGGCAACGTATAGAGGTTTCTGGCGGCATGATGTTGTAA
- a CDS encoding Gfo/Idh/MocA family protein: protein MMSEMKNKLKTSSRRSFLKQSGLAVIGSTFVHNTSFAAPFLVTKKNQTLRVGLIGCGGRGTGAAAQALQADPDVEITALGDVFEDRLEEAYQALVEIDGERVKVADSDKYIGFDAYQKVLDTKVDVVLLATPPAFRPEHLMSAVHAGVHVFCEKPVAVDAPGVRKVLEAVKQAKEKKLSLVSGFCFRYDFSNRAVFEKIVNGDLGEIRTVSTFRNGGEAWYHEPQPDWTKMTEQMRNWYYYNWLSGDFIVEQSVHSIDMMSWAMGDRLPIKATGTGGRQARVDPKYGNIYDHFAVEFEYEDGAKGFHFTRQQAATSSRNTVDVLGVDGNAIINIGTPPRITGKNEWRYTAQKSKKNNMYQTQHDELFAAIRKGEPINDGEWMANSTMLAVWARMVGYTGQAITWEQAFNSEETLGPKMEDYDWDYEWEGPPIAVPGQTKMV from the coding sequence ATGATGTCAGAAATGAAAAACAAGCTAAAAACAAGTAGCAGAAGGTCATTCTTAAAACAATCGGGCCTTGCTGTTATTGGGAGTACTTTCGTTCATAATACGAGCTTCGCTGCACCTTTTTTAGTGACCAAAAAAAATCAGACGCTGCGGGTAGGCCTGATAGGCTGCGGTGGTAGGGGAACGGGTGCTGCCGCGCAAGCACTGCAAGCTGATCCGGATGTGGAGATTACTGCCCTGGGTGATGTTTTTGAAGATCGCCTGGAAGAAGCTTATCAAGCACTCGTAGAGATTGACGGAGAACGTGTGAAAGTGGCTGATAGTGATAAGTATATAGGTTTTGACGCTTACCAGAAAGTGCTGGATACCAAGGTAGATGTGGTGTTGCTTGCTACGCCGCCAGCTTTTCGGCCCGAACATCTGATGTCTGCAGTTCATGCAGGTGTACATGTCTTTTGTGAAAAACCTGTAGCTGTAGATGCTCCGGGAGTGCGGAAAGTGCTGGAAGCCGTAAAACAGGCAAAGGAAAAGAAGCTCTCCCTGGTTTCGGGTTTCTGCTTCCGTTACGATTTCTCCAATAGGGCTGTTTTTGAGAAAATAGTAAATGGTGATCTGGGCGAGATAAGGACGGTATCTACTTTTAGAAATGGTGGTGAAGCCTGGTACCATGAACCACAACCTGATTGGACAAAAATGACCGAGCAAATGCGTAACTGGTATTACTATAATTGGTTATCGGGTGATTTTATCGTGGAACAATCTGTTCATAGTATCGATATGATGTCATGGGCCATGGGCGACAGATTACCTATAAAAGCTACCGGGACAGGTGGGCGTCAGGCTCGTGTTGACCCGAAGTATGGAAATATTTACGACCATTTTGCTGTCGAATTTGAGTATGAAGACGGGGCGAAAGGGTTTCATTTTACCCGGCAGCAGGCAGCTACTTCCAGCAGAAATACCGTAGATGTACTGGGCGTGGATGGAAATGCCATCATAAATATAGGGACTCCACCAAGGATAACCGGTAAAAATGAATGGAGGTATACGGCTCAAAAGAGTAAAAAGAACAATATGTACCAAACACAACATGATGAGCTGTTTGCCGCCATCCGTAAAGGAGAACCGATTAATGATGGCGAATGGATGGCCAATAGCACCATGCTTGCCGTATGGGCACGTATGGTGGGTTACACCGGCCAGGCAATTACCTGGGAGCAGGCCTTCAACTCCGAAGAGACCTTAGGACCTAAAATGGAGGATTATGATTGGGATTATGAATGGGAAGGGCCGCCTATTGCCGTCCCGGGGCAAACTAAAATGGTGTAA
- a CDS encoding DUF1080 domain-containing protein yields the protein MKLPIKKLALLLLLGFKSIALSAQSQPIVFGKEVPLSQLTNRTGSEEKAIQWVNVNTDPDTWKVEDELLICSGQPIGVMRSEKRYENFILHVEWRHMEAGGNSGVFVWSDAEPDENSRLPGGVEVQMLELDWVNQNLQNGVKPPIAYVHGELFGVGGVTTVPDNPRGERSKSIENRCKGKGEWNTYEVVCVDGTIKLSVNGKFVNGISQSTARKGFLCLESEGAEIHFRNIKLIELP from the coding sequence ATGAAGTTACCAATAAAAAAACTTGCCCTGTTATTATTACTAGGGTTTAAAAGTATTGCTCTTAGCGCACAATCACAGCCGATAGTCTTTGGAAAAGAAGTGCCGCTCAGTCAGCTTACGAATCGTACAGGTAGTGAGGAGAAAGCCATTCAATGGGTCAATGTAAATACCGATCCAGATACATGGAAAGTAGAAGACGAGCTATTGATCTGCTCAGGGCAACCCATCGGCGTGATGCGATCGGAGAAAAGGTATGAGAATTTTATTTTACATGTTGAGTGGCGGCATATGGAAGCTGGTGGAAATTCAGGTGTGTTTGTATGGAGTGACGCTGAGCCGGATGAAAACAGCCGTTTGCCCGGCGGTGTGGAAGTGCAGATGTTGGAGTTGGATTGGGTGAATCAGAACCTACAGAATGGCGTAAAGCCACCCATCGCTTACGTGCATGGTGAACTTTTTGGTGTTGGGGGCGTAACAACCGTTCCGGATAATCCTAGAGGAGAACGTAGTAAATCGATTGAAAATAGGTGTAAAGGAAAAGGAGAATGGAATACCTATGAGGTGGTATGTGTTGACGGTACCATCAAACTCTCAGTGAATGGTAAATTTGTGAACGGCATTAGCCAGTCTACCGCCAGAAAAGGTTTCCTCTGTTTAGAATCTGAAGGAGCAGAAATACATTTCCGGAATATCAAATTAATTGAGCTGCCATGA
- a CDS encoding SusC/RagA family TonB-linked outer membrane protein, whose translation MKHARKWMAKPGLSMMMCALLGGKLYAAPFPEKMALPEVPSYVAERQQHVVKGRVTNSNGTEPLIGVSIKVKDGPGGTSTNVDGNFELTVPDGNAVLEISYLGYITKDVAVANESVLDIRLQEDANNLEEVVVVGYGSLDRRELTSAVSNLKQKDLIAGAVSPLIAIQGKVPGLNISSNNGTDPNANVSLQLRGVNSVNASQGPLVVIDGVPGGDINSVAREDIESINVLRDASGAAIYGTRASGGVILITTKRPQIGKATVNFTSEYFLETVRRRPEVLSGDEFVEFGLGEDLGARTDWYDVVTNKNPFSHRQVLNISGGSENANVYVTAFKRDAKGIAIGSERGEVGGRVNSNFKFFDGVAELNTNVSYNQVNADFPGNSTPDDFRDENNGIFNMALILNPTMSPYDADDLTGYNIPTGGYDYWNPLAEVMLRKKQNQYRYLLANSTLKVNLSQDFFTTAMVGIKSNTEHPTFYRSAQHRVSRLDGIDGYAQQQYKRWDDRIFEWTLNYSKKFDDHQINAVAGYSYQDFNGQGFSANNSDFPVDGIEEHDLGSGTWLVDGRAGMGSWKNPWVKLAAFFGRVNYSFKDRYILTATLRHEGSSKFAPGNKWGTFPGLSAGWRLSEEAFMQNIDFIDDIKIRAGYGETGNEGFNANVSTRMYSADTWWLFGGNWNRTFGVMHNQNQNIRWEVKKEYNLGMDFTILNNKLSGRVDYYKRVIDDLIYDISVSQPPAIHDRTTMNIGSMENQGYEVELNYNVVNNSDWTYTTTLVASHNRSTLRSLWGSQTFSDRMNFPAPGSPGNAVRLFPGQDIGRFFLWEFAGFTEDGQWMLRDQNGEAFDVTERNKTIADKRFMGNGIPRLQLSWNHTVSYKNWDASIYMRSWLGYDVFNMINMYYSLPNVQGQNVLRRAYEEHQNIRGEKELSNYWLEKGNFLKVDVISIGYTFNKNLIKPLQNLRVYAAGRDLFVFTKYSGLDPEVNINGLDPGFEQRDAYPRTRMFNFGVQASF comes from the coding sequence ATGAAACATGCGAGAAAGTGGATGGCCAAGCCCGGTCTGTCCATGATGATGTGTGCCCTATTGGGTGGCAAATTGTACGCAGCGCCTTTTCCCGAAAAAATGGCGCTGCCTGAAGTACCTAGCTATGTAGCGGAGCGGCAGCAACATGTCGTAAAAGGAAGGGTTACCAATAGCAATGGCACGGAACCCTTAATTGGGGTGAGTATTAAGGTGAAAGATGGGCCCGGAGGAACATCAACAAATGTTGATGGGAACTTCGAACTGACCGTTCCGGATGGAAACGCGGTGTTGGAAATCTCTTACCTCGGATACATTACCAAAGACGTTGCCGTAGCAAACGAATCGGTATTGGACATCCGTTTGCAGGAAGACGCCAACAACCTGGAAGAAGTGGTTGTAGTGGGTTACGGCTCGCTCGACCGGAGGGAACTGACCAGCGCAGTGTCTAATTTAAAACAAAAAGATTTGATTGCCGGCGCGGTGTCGCCATTGATTGCCATCCAGGGGAAAGTGCCGGGACTGAATATCTCTTCCAATAACGGCACAGATCCCAATGCCAATGTGTCGCTTCAACTAAGGGGGGTAAACTCGGTAAATGCTTCTCAAGGCCCTTTGGTAGTCATTGATGGCGTGCCCGGTGGAGATATTAACTCGGTGGCTCGCGAGGATATCGAGTCCATCAACGTATTGCGTGATGCTTCGGGAGCAGCAATTTATGGTACACGTGCCTCGGGCGGGGTAATTTTGATTACCACTAAACGCCCACAGATTGGTAAAGCTACCGTGAACTTCACTTCTGAATATTTTTTGGAAACAGTCCGCCGCAGGCCTGAAGTGTTATCCGGAGATGAGTTTGTAGAGTTTGGTTTAGGCGAAGATCTGGGTGCACGTACCGATTGGTATGACGTAGTAACCAACAAAAACCCTTTCAGTCATCGTCAGGTGTTGAATATCAGCGGTGGATCGGAAAATGCCAATGTATATGTGACGGCCTTTAAGCGCGATGCCAAAGGTATTGCTATCGGTTCCGAACGCGGCGAAGTAGGAGGTAGGGTCAATAGCAACTTTAAGTTTTTTGATGGGGTTGCGGAATTAAATACGAATGTGAGCTACAATCAGGTGAACGCGGATTTCCCGGGGAATAGTACGCCTGACGACTTTAGGGATGAGAATAACGGTATTTTCAATATGGCGTTAATATTGAACCCGACCATGTCGCCTTATGATGCCGATGATTTAACGGGTTACAATATACCCACCGGGGGCTACGATTATTGGAACCCCTTGGCGGAGGTGATGCTACGTAAAAAACAGAATCAGTACCGTTACCTATTGGCAAACTCTACTTTGAAGGTGAATCTCAGCCAGGATTTTTTCACTACAGCGATGGTGGGTATTAAAAGCAATACAGAACATCCTACCTTTTACCGTTCGGCACAGCATCGGGTATCGCGATTGGATGGTATAGATGGTTATGCACAGCAACAATATAAACGCTGGGACGATCGTATATTTGAGTGGACCTTGAATTACAGCAAGAAATTTGATGATCACCAGATCAATGCGGTAGCCGGATACAGCTACCAGGATTTTAATGGGCAAGGTTTTAGTGCCAATAACTCAGATTTTCCCGTGGATGGTATCGAGGAACACGACTTGGGTTCGGGTACTTGGCTGGTAGATGGCCGCGCCGGAATGGGTTCCTGGAAAAACCCATGGGTGAAATTGGCCGCCTTTTTCGGACGGGTGAACTATTCGTTCAAAGACCGTTACATCTTAACAGCTACCTTGCGTCACGAAGGCTCGTCTAAATTTGCACCTGGCAATAAATGGGGAACCTTCCCTGGGCTTTCTGCCGGATGGCGCCTATCGGAAGAAGCTTTTATGCAGAATATTGATTTTATTGATGATATTAAAATCCGTGCAGGTTACGGTGAAACCGGAAATGAAGGTTTTAATGCGAATGTATCCACCCGTATGTATAGCGCCGACACATGGTGGCTCTTTGGTGGTAATTGGAACCGTACCTTTGGGGTGATGCATAACCAGAACCAGAACATTCGCTGGGAAGTAAAAAAAGAATATAACCTAGGTATGGATTTCACTATACTGAACAATAAGTTGAGCGGTCGGGTGGATTATTATAAACGCGTGATTGACGACCTCATTTATGACATTAGTGTCTCCCAACCTCCGGCAATTCACGATAGGACAACCATGAATATCGGTAGTATGGAGAATCAGGGATATGAAGTGGAATTGAACTATAACGTAGTAAATAATTCCGATTGGACCTATACTACTACGCTGGTGGCTTCGCATAACAGAAGTACTTTGCGTTCATTATGGGGTAGCCAAACTTTCTCTGACAGAATGAATTTTCCAGCGCCGGGTTCTCCGGGTAATGCCGTTCGTCTCTTCCCGGGACAGGATATCGGTCGCTTTTTCCTTTGGGAGTTTGCAGGATTTACAGAAGATGGACAATGGATGTTGAGGGATCAAAACGGAGAAGCTTTTGATGTTACCGAAAGAAATAAAACCATTGCCGATAAGCGCTTTATGGGTAACGGTATCCCGCGCCTTCAGCTTTCCTGGAACCATACAGTGTCTTACAAAAATTGGGATGCTAGCATATATATGCGTAGTTGGCTCGGTTATGATGTTTTCAATATGATCAATATGTATTATAGCCTACCGAATGTGCAAGGGCAGAATGTGTTGCGTAGGGCTTATGAAGAGCATCAGAACATTAGGGGAGAGAAGGAGCTGAGTAATTATTGGCTGGAAAAAGGTAATTTCCTGAAAGTGGACGTGATCAGCATAGGTTATACCTTCAATAAAAACCTGATCAAACCGTTACAGAACCTACGCGTTTACGCTGCTGGCCGCGACTTATTTGTCTTTACCAAGTACAGTGGACTCGATCCAGAGGTGAATATCAATGGCTTGGATCCCGGTTTTGAGCAGCGGGATGCTTACCCGAGAACACGCATGTTCAACTTTGGTGTACAGGCGAGCTTTTAA
- a CDS encoding RagB/SusD family nutrient uptake outer membrane protein produces MKRYSIIILTAALTAMASCTKLEQEFYSQVTPDNFFQSEKDVLAALNRPFTHARWYLGEDRWNLQEYTADNFAITTKGRHWYNGGENERFHYHRWTSDDNWIWGSWRGTLMGVALALDARSDLEKLDYTTFALTPEDQAAHVSQLNTLIAFFYLRGLDFFGGMPIFDSLEEESLPRNTDQELFDHIERLLQDALTALPKKEGGEREQGELKQAAAAAMLARLYFNAEAYIGRPMYNECMQLSQDIIDGVYGAYDLDATWFGPHDFNNDSSPEIIWSIPSEFNKLQYDWFYANFYHYNSRQYFDVDMGANNGAHLTPSRKPDSTLYANDFHLGSPYEKFHDLDLRKHPYQYLGTGNYEGMFINGPHRTPEGAVINGGEEYNGQALIFRDQVGRFSEVGPDKRYSSVEQLPSRMADGEENTGVRLVKVPIPNMAENTLRWGADNPAIRLAEIYYMLAECKWRDGDLATAATLINAVRARNFEGGNDADPVTAGNLDEYRFLDEWSTEFLGEGRRRTDLIRWNKFTTDAWWDHQASGSDHLKRFPVPTQAISGNNNLQQNPGY; encoded by the coding sequence ATGAAACGATATAGTATTATCATATTGACAGCAGCATTGACAGCAATGGCTAGCTGTACAAAGTTGGAACAGGAATTTTATAGTCAGGTTACGCCAGATAATTTCTTTCAGAGTGAAAAGGATGTGCTGGCGGCCTTGAATAGACCTTTTACCCATGCCCGATGGTATTTAGGGGAAGACCGCTGGAATTTGCAGGAATATACGGCGGATAACTTCGCAATTACCACCAAAGGGCGACATTGGTATAACGGCGGTGAGAATGAACGTTTTCATTACCACCGTTGGACCTCTGATGATAACTGGATATGGGGTTCTTGGCGAGGGACTTTGATGGGGGTTGCATTAGCTCTGGACGCGCGAAGCGACCTTGAAAAATTGGATTATACAACCTTTGCACTGACACCAGAGGATCAGGCCGCTCATGTGAGCCAGTTAAATACGCTGATTGCTTTCTTTTATTTACGGGGGCTGGATTTCTTTGGTGGTATGCCGATTTTTGATTCACTGGAAGAGGAATCTTTGCCAAGGAATACAGACCAGGAACTGTTTGATCATATTGAACGTTTACTGCAGGATGCCTTAACGGCTTTACCTAAAAAAGAAGGTGGTGAGCGCGAACAGGGCGAGTTGAAGCAGGCCGCCGCCGCCGCCATGCTCGCCCGTTTGTATTTCAACGCGGAAGCGTATATTGGCAGGCCAATGTATAATGAGTGCATGCAGCTCTCGCAGGATATCATCGATGGGGTATACGGTGCTTATGATCTGGACGCCACTTGGTTTGGGCCGCATGACTTTAATAACGACAGCTCGCCAGAGATCATCTGGTCTATCCCTTCGGAATTTAATAAATTGCAATACGACTGGTTTTACGCTAATTTTTACCACTATAATAGTCGGCAATATTTTGATGTGGATATGGGTGCAAATAATGGTGCCCACCTTACGCCTTCCCGCAAACCTGATAGTACCTTATACGCCAATGATTTTCACCTAGGATCACCTTATGAGAAGTTCCATGATCTGGACCTAAGGAAGCATCCATACCAATACCTGGGAACAGGTAACTACGAAGGGATGTTTATTAATGGCCCTCACCGTACGCCGGAAGGTGCTGTGATCAACGGTGGTGAAGAGTATAATGGGCAAGCTCTGATATTTCGCGACCAAGTAGGGCGTTTTTCGGAAGTTGGACCGGACAAACGCTACAGTTCGGTTGAGCAACTGCCTTCGCGCATGGCCGATGGCGAAGAAAATACAGGTGTACGTTTGGTGAAAGTGCCTATTCCAAACATGGCAGAAAACACGCTGCGTTGGGGCGCAGATAACCCAGCTATACGGTTGGCAGAAATTTACTACATGTTGGCCGAATGTAAATGGCGCGATGGTGATTTAGCTACAGCGGCAACTCTGATCAATGCGGTGCGTGCAAGGAATTTTGAGGGAGGAAATGATGCTGACCCGGTAACCGCAGGAAATTTGGATGAATACCGCTTCCTGGATGAATGGAGCACCGAGTTTCTGGGAGAGGGCAGGAGGCGTACAGACCTCATCCGTTGGAATAAGTTTACAACAGATGCGTGGTGGGATCACCAAGCGTCGGGATCGGATCACTTAAAACGTTTCCCGGTGCCTACACAAGCGATTTCTGGAAACAATAACCTGCAACAAAATCCGGGTTATTAA
- a CDS encoding TerB family tellurite resistance protein translates to MIRTPQLWAKFYENLAFLFYSICYCDGKIEEKESVEVRSLLQKVWLEFDPPIGAYDHETAYRVGEIFDWLSEIKPTAASTFKRFNDFVRNYPRFIDQRLAENIFRSANQIATAHAGRNKMELGYLYLLQELLDKAKKMNPCPPN, encoded by the coding sequence ATGATCCGTACACCACAACTCTGGGCAAAGTTTTATGAAAATCTTGCATTCCTTTTTTATAGTATTTGTTATTGCGATGGCAAAATAGAAGAAAAAGAAAGCGTTGAAGTTCGCAGTCTATTACAAAAAGTGTGGCTGGAATTTGACCCTCCCATAGGAGCGTATGACCATGAGACTGCATACCGGGTTGGGGAAATTTTCGATTGGTTGTCGGAGATAAAACCAACCGCAGCATCAACTTTTAAGAGATTCAACGATTTCGTCAGGAATTATCCACGATTTATCGATCAGCGGCTGGCAGAAAACATTTTTCGTTCTGCCAATCAGATAGCCACGGCACATGCTGGCCGAAACAAAATGGAGCTCGGATACCTGTATTTACTACAGGAATTATTGGACAAGGCCAAGAAAATGAACCCTTGCCCGCCAAACTGA
- a CDS encoding universal stress protein — MESILIATDFSKSANNAAEYAARLGEQLSVKNLILYHSYEPVPQSVRVPESNVLLEESIRERNLKSLDELKQELAVLTNGETNIITVTDHFVLSHGINNLTKKYDIGLVVIGLSDKSLWEKILLGSSTKEIVSTCRLPLLVVPSSSRYTPIDKIVMGCDLKKVSTTVPAEKIRELVALLNAHLLAVHVDHDEEQYFDSDIIRQQYAFYDLFEDIEPSIAYVDDQDVNRGILTYAEEQQAQMILVVAKTRSFFERLTKESISKKLATTSKFPLLIIH, encoded by the coding sequence ATGGAAAGCATTTTAATAGCAACAGATTTCTCTAAATCGGCAAACAATGCCGCCGAGTATGCGGCACGATTAGGTGAGCAGTTAAGTGTAAAAAATTTAATACTGTATCATTCATACGAACCGGTTCCTCAATCGGTGAGAGTGCCCGAGAGTAATGTCTTATTAGAAGAGAGCATAAGGGAACGAAACCTGAAATCACTCGATGAACTGAAGCAGGAGCTGGCAGTTTTAACGAATGGTGAAACAAACATCATAACCGTGACCGACCACTTTGTGTTAAGCCACGGCATCAATAACCTTACAAAAAAGTATGATATAGGCCTTGTGGTCATCGGGTTATCAGACAAGAGCCTCTGGGAAAAGATATTGCTGGGAAGCAGTACAAAGGAGATCGTTAGCACCTGTCGACTGCCCTTACTTGTCGTACCCTCCAGTAGTAGGTATACGCCTATTGATAAAATTGTTATGGGCTGTGATCTAAAAAAAGTATCTACCACTGTTCCTGCAGAAAAAATAAGGGAGCTTGTGGCGCTTTTAAACGCGCATCTGTTAGCGGTACATGTCGACCACGATGAGGAGCAGTATTTTGATTCAGATATTATCAGACAGCAATACGCTTTTTACGACTTATTCGAAGATATTGAACCCTCCATCGCATACGTCGACGATCAAGACGTCAACAGAGGTATACTCACTTATGCCGAAGAGCAACAGGCACAAATGATTTTGGTAGTGGCTAAAACACGTTCTTTTTTTGAGCGGCTAACCAAAGAGAGCATATCGAAGAAGCTGGCCACGACGTCAAAGTTTCCTCTGCTTATTATCCATTAG